The Pelagicoccus enzymogenes region CGGCCAACACCTTGAATCCCCGGTTTCCAAAGAATTTCCTTCTCAAAAACCGAGAACACGAGACAGAAAAGTGAGCGCAAAAACCACGCCAAAGAAACGCGTAAAGCCAGAAACATCCAATCTGGCCAAAGAAGCGAAACTGCCTATCAACAAAGATCTCTCCAAGGAAGAGCTCATTGGATACTACCGCGACATGGTACGCATCCGCCGCTTTGAGGAACGTTCCCTCCGCGTCTACCAACAAGGTAAGATCGGCGGCTTCCTCCACCTCTACATCGGTCAAGAGTCTATCGCCGTCGCCTGCGCCTCCCTCATGGGCGAGCACGACCACATGATCACCGCCTACCGCAACCACGGGCACGCCCTCGCGGTCGGCATGAACATGAACGAGTGCATGGCCGAGCTGCTCGGCAAGGCCACCGGTTGCTCCAAGGGCAAGGGCGGTTCCATGCACTTCTTCGCTCCGGACAAGAACTACTGGGGCGGCCACGGCATCGTGGGGGGACAAATCCCGCTGGGAGTTGGTCTCGCCTACGGCGTAAAGTACAAGGAGCAAAAAGGCTCGGCCATGGCCTTCATGGGCGACGGAGCCATCAACCAAGGCGCCGTGCACGAAGCCTACAACCTCGCAGCCCTCTGGGACCTGCCCGCCATCTTCATCATCGAGAACAACGGCTACTCCATGGGCACCTCCCAGGAGCGCTCCTCCTCCCACCCCAAGGAAGGCCTCGCCGCCCGCGCCGAGGGCTACAACATGGCTTGGGAAAACATCAACGGCGAATCCCTCTTCGCCATCCGCGACGGCGTAGGACGCGCCATCAAGCGGGCCCACGAGGAGTCCAAGCCCACCATCCTCGAGATCCACACTTACCGCTACCAAGGCCACTCCGTCGCCGACGCGAACGCCAAGAAGTACCGCACCAAGGAAGAGATCGACGACTACCGTAAGAACCACGACCCGCTCAACGTCTACCGTCTCTACCTCCTCGACGCCAAGATCATGAGCGAGGACGAAATGAAGGAGATCGACGCCGAGGCGAAGGAAGAAGCAGAAGTCGCTGCCCAGTTCGCGGACGAAAGCGAATTTCCGACCGTGGAGTCCATCACCGAGGACGTCTACTGGGAAGCGGACAATCCAGAGCAGCGCACCTCCCAAGGCCGCCTCTTCTTCAACGACTAATTTTTACACAGGACACGATTTAAAATGCCAGAGATCTCCTACAGACAGGCAATCAAGGACGCGCTCGCCGAAGAAATCGAGCGCGACGAAAACGTCGTCATCATCGGCGAAGAAGTGGCCCAATACAACGGCGCCTACAAGGTCACCGAAGGCCTCCTCGAGCGCTACGGACCTAAGCGCATCGTCGACGCACCCATCTCCGAAGCCGGCTTCATCGGCATGGGCATCGGCGCTTCCATGCTGGGCGTTCGCCCCGTCATGGAACTCATGTTCTGGAGCTTCGCCTACGTGGCTTGGGACCAGATGATCAACAACGCCGGCTGCGTACGCTACATGTCCGGCGGACTCATCAACGTGCCCATCGTCATCCGCGGTCCCGCTAACGGCGGCACCAACGTGGGAGCCACCCACTCCCACACTCCAGAAAACCTCATCGCCAACATGCCTGGCCTCAAGGTGGTTTGCCCAGCGACTCCTTACGACGCCAAGGGCCTCATGAAGGCGGCCATCCGCGACAACGACCCCGTCTACGTCATGGAATCCACCCTCCTCTACGGAACCACCGGCGAAGTGCCTGAGGAAGAATACGTCATCCCGCTCGGCAAGGCCGACATCAAGCGCGAAGGCAAGGACGTCACCATCGTTTGCCACGGTCCCTCCGTTTCCGTCGCTATGACCGCCGCTCAAGTCCTCAAGGAAGAGCATGACATCGACGCCGAAGTCGTCGACTTGCGCTCAATCCGCCCGCTCGACGAAGACACCATCATAGAGTCGGTCAAGAAGACCAACCGTGCCGTGCTCGTAGAAGAAAATCGCCCCTTCTGCGGCGTAGACGCCCAAATCGCCTACACCATCCAGAACAAGGCCTTCGACTACCTCGACGCTCCGATCCAGCGCGTGTCTACGATCGACGCTCCCGCCATGTACAGCCCGGCTCTCGAGCCAGAGCAACTTCCCAAGGCGTCCAACGTCGTCGAGAAGGTTCTCGCTATCATGTAATCCAATTTGCCTCTAATCTCACACCAACAAATCTAGACATATGGCAACATTCATAGACATGCCGAAGCTCTCCGACACCATGACTGTCGGAACCGTCGCCAACTGGCTCAAAAACGAAGGCGACGCCATCGAGTCCGGCGACGTGATCGCGGAAATCGAAACCGACAAGGCGACCATGGAGTTGGAAGCCTTCGAGGACGGCATCTTGCTTAAACAAATCGCGAAAGCCGGCGAACAAGTCGCCATCGGAGCCCCTATCGCCGCCATCGGCGAGGAGGGCGAAGAAGTCGAAGTCCCCGACGCTCCCAAAGCCAAATCGAAGTCAAGCGACGACAAGGACGAAAAAGAAGAAGCCAAGGCCGAAGACAAAAGCGAAAAGTCGGACGACGCGAAGAGCGAAGCTTCATCCAGCGACGATTCCCGCATCAAAGCCTCTCCCCTAGCCAAGAAATTGGCCAAATCCGAGGGCGTCGATCTCTCCTCAATCAAAGGCACCGGCCCCAACGGACGCATCGTCAAGCAAGACGTGCTCGACGCCAAGAAGTCCGGCGGTTCGTCAAAGCCAGCCAAGAGCGATTCGAAGTCCAAGCCATCGGTAACGCTTCCTGGTCTCGCTATCGCGGAAGACGCAGACCTCCCCGTCTCCAGCATGCGCGGCGTTATCGCCAAGCGCCTGGTCGAATCCAAGGTCAACGCGCCACACTTCTACCTGCAGATCGAAGTCAACGCAGCCAACCTGCTCGCCACTCGCGCCAAGATCAACGCCGACCTCGCCAACGTTCCCGCCGAACACGGCGGCGGCATCAAGCTCACGGTAAACGACTTCATCCTCAAGGCCTCCGCTGAAGCCCTGCGCCGCGTTCCCACCATGAATCGCTCGTGGCAAGGCGACACCATTCGCCAAAACGGCGCGGTACACCTCGCTTTCGGCGTAGCCATCGAAGACGGCCTGCTCACGCCCGTTATCCGCAACGCGGAGAGCAAGACGCTCAAGCAGATCGCCCTCGAAGCCAAGGAACTCATCGGCAAGGCACGCAATAAGAAGCTCAGCCCAGCCGAAATGTCGGACAGCACCTTCACGGTGACCAACCTCGGCATGTTCGGGATCTCCAGCTTCTACGGCATCATCAACACGCCCAACGCTGGCATCCTCTCCGTCGGCGCCACCGAGAACAAGCCGATCGTCAACGAAGCCGGCGAAATCGTTCCTGGCCAGATCATGACCATCGGCGTCAGCTGCGACCACCGAGCAGTGGACGGAGCCGTAGGCGCCCAGTACCTGCAAGCCCTCAAGACCTTGCTCGAGACGCCTGCCCTCTCCCTCATCTAGGAACGGCAAACTAATTTCCAGTTTCAAAAACAAGCCTCACGCTCCTGCGCGTGGGGCTTTTTCGTGGCCAACAAAAACGAAGCAGGGCGCCGGGTCCGCTCCTGCAGCATCAACACGCGCCAAAGCTCAAACGCCAACCCGCTGGTTCAAGCCCTCTATCGCCAGCTTCAAGTCCGAAATCCCAAACGGCTTCGACAAAAAGCACCCGCAATCGCCCTCGTCTTCGATCAAGCCACTGATCTCGTCGTTGGAATCACCGCTCATGCGTATGATCGGCAGCTCTTCCGCCGAAGCTCGAATCGAGGCGACAACACCGTGGCCATCGACCTCCGGCATTTGCAAGTCCACCAGAGCAAGGTCGAACTCTGACTTGCGACGGGCAAACGCATCGATAGCGGCGGCTCCATCTTCCGTAACCTCGACCTCGTAGCCAAGCGATTCGAGCATGGTGCGTATCGCAAGTCTCAATACACCTTCGTCTTCGGCCAACAAAGCCAAAGGCCTCGACTTGCTGGCGTTGCGCGTGGGCGAACGAGGCAAGTCGCTATCAAAAACCAATACCAGCTCGGAGTGAACTCCCGCCACGCCAGAGCTCACGCTAACGTTTGGCGTCTTGGAAAGCGCCAGCAACTCCGCACTCCCCACCGGCTTGCCCGTATAGCTGTAGCGCAATACCGGACAGTGGCTGCCGCTGGCGCTGTTTCCTCGCTCGATCGAAAGGTAGATGCGACTCTTGAAGTCAGTCGTAACCCTGTCGGCAACACAAACCAGAGCCTCCGTGAGAGCGAAACTCAACGCGCGTGTGGAAAGGCCGAACAAACGCACCTCTTCCAAAGCGTCCACTTCCAGCTCCACCCGCGGCGGCAATAAGCTACTCATCGACCCGTAGAGCTCGCGAACTTCGGAGCTCAACTCTATCGCCTCGATGCCATGGTTCCCCTTGTTCGCGTTCAATTGCAGCACCTCGTTCAGACAAGCGAAACTCGAGGATAGGCGCTCCAATTCTCGGATACGCTCCACAATGGCAGAGTCACCCCGGAAATTCTCTCGAATCTGCGAGGCGTTCTTCTCCAGCTCAGCGGCAATCCGCTCCATGCGAATGCTCAACTTTTCACTCAGAGAGTTTTCCAGACCCGCTTTCCCGTCACCGTGATTGCGATCGGTGATGTCGATATGAGAACCGAAAAGGCTCGAGAGCTTACCCGACTCGTCCGGGAAAATTTCAGCGCGGCAAATCATCCAACGGTAGCCTCCGTCCCTGTGCTTCATGCGGTACTTCAGCTCCACTTCCGAAATCTCGCCACGCAAAGCTTGCCCGAACACTTCTTCAACGGCAGCGAGGTCGTCCACGAAAAGATGCGACTTGAACGCCTCCAAGGTGTTGGGGAATTCGCTGCTCGAATAGCCCAACTGCCCTTTCCACCGGTCACTAAAATGCAACTGGTTCTTGCGCAGGTCCCAAGACCAAAGCCCTATGTTGGAAGCCTTCAAAGTGAGATCCAACCGACGCTGACTCGCCTTGTAGGCCTCTTCCGCGCGCTTGCGCTTGGAGATGTTCCGCAGCGTGATCAAAGAGCAATCACGGCCTTTCCATTCCACCGCCACCGATCGCAACTCAGCATTCGGCACCGCCGCACTTTCAGTTTGAATTTCCAATTCGACAGAGTCCGCCTCTAAAACCGCGTAGTCGAAAAGCCCCCGCACGATGTCACCCGCGCCCTTGGCAAACCAGGTTTCCGCGACTTTGTTGATGAACAAGAGCTCGCCCTCCGGCCTCGAGACTAGGAAAAGTGCGACGTCCAAACAATGCAATAGCCCCCGGAAAATGCCCTTACCCTCGGACGCAGTGTTTTGCTGAACCGTCTTCAACTCGCTCAGCAGCTCCCTCCTCTCGAAGGCATGATTCACCGCTTCCAGTAGACGATCCTGGTTTAGGTCCTTGTAGAAAAGGTAGTCATCCGCCGCCGACGCAGACGTATCCAGAATCACTGACTTCTCCTCGTCCTCCAACAAACAAAGCACTAGAGGCTCGTATTCGCTTTTTCGATATCGGGCCAGTACGTCAACATGGGAAATCCCATCTAAAATCCCCTTTGAAATGACTAAATCAACCCTGACATTCATCAGGGTCCGTTTCGCGTCGCGAAGGGACTCGGCATGATAGCACAAGAAGTCGTGGCGATCGGACTTCTTGAGCGATTCGAGTACTTGCTCCGCTCTTTGAGGATCAGACTCAACTACCAAACTGGTAATCGATGATAATGGCATTCAGGGGATTGGATAGAGGAATGTAAAATCGGAGACCATCAAGAGTGACGCGATGGCGCAAGCTGAACTACGTGCATAAGTAGACATACCTAGTACCTCACCTAGACAGACGCAGCAATCCATAGGAAGAGCGCCCGTGAAAAGGTGGGCGGATTGACTCGCCTCCTCGCATGCCCTTCCCTTCTTCTTTACTCCTCAGTCCTAGTCTCACTCTCCCCTTCTTAAAAGATATGTCGACCACTTCGCGAGCAGTCCACTCCCCAACCTCTGCTGTGCACGAAAATTCCCCCATCATCCCGAATGAAGGAACGTGGGCGGGACGAATCTGGCTCCCCGCAAGCCGAGCCGTAAACAAGCTGGCCGGCCCACGCGTGGTGGCCATCCGCGAGCAAAAGGTTTACGACTTGAGCCACAGGTTCCAGACCTTCGCCTCTCTGGTGAACGCCTCGGATCCAGTCGGCGAAATTCGCGAAGCGATCGGCACCGAAATCTGCTCCTTGCAAGAGCTTCAAAAATCCCAGATGGGATTCGAGGTCGACGAGAATCGTCAAGAAAAGGAGCAGCCCATCATCCTCGCCCCGAACG contains the following coding sequences:
- the pdhA gene encoding pyruvate dehydrogenase (acetyl-transferring) E1 component subunit alpha, with amino-acid sequence MSAKTTPKKRVKPETSNLAKEAKLPINKDLSKEELIGYYRDMVRIRRFEERSLRVYQQGKIGGFLHLYIGQESIAVACASLMGEHDHMITAYRNHGHALAVGMNMNECMAELLGKATGCSKGKGGSMHFFAPDKNYWGGHGIVGGQIPLGVGLAYGVKYKEQKGSAMAFMGDGAINQGAVHEAYNLAALWDLPAIFIIENNGYSMGTSQERSSSHPKEGLAARAEGYNMAWENINGESLFAIRDGVGRAIKRAHEESKPTILEIHTYRYQGHSVADANAKKYRTKEEIDDYRKNHDPLNVYRLYLLDAKIMSEDEMKEIDAEAKEEAEVAAQFADESEFPTVESITEDVYWEADNPEQRTSQGRLFFND
- a CDS encoding alpha-ketoacid dehydrogenase subunit beta, with the protein product MPEISYRQAIKDALAEEIERDENVVIIGEEVAQYNGAYKVTEGLLERYGPKRIVDAPISEAGFIGMGIGASMLGVRPVMELMFWSFAYVAWDQMINNAGCVRYMSGGLINVPIVIRGPANGGTNVGATHSHTPENLIANMPGLKVVCPATPYDAKGLMKAAIRDNDPVYVMESTLLYGTTGEVPEEEYVIPLGKADIKREGKDVTIVCHGPSVSVAMTAAQVLKEEHDIDAEVVDLRSIRPLDEDTIIESVKKTNRAVLVEENRPFCGVDAQIAYTIQNKAFDYLDAPIQRVSTIDAPAMYSPALEPEQLPKASNVVEKVLAIM
- a CDS encoding dihydrolipoamide acetyltransferase family protein — encoded protein: MATFIDMPKLSDTMTVGTVANWLKNEGDAIESGDVIAEIETDKATMELEAFEDGILLKQIAKAGEQVAIGAPIAAIGEEGEEVEVPDAPKAKSKSSDDKDEKEEAKAEDKSEKSDDAKSEASSSDDSRIKASPLAKKLAKSEGVDLSSIKGTGPNGRIVKQDVLDAKKSGGSSKPAKSDSKSKPSVTLPGLAIAEDADLPVSSMRGVIAKRLVESKVNAPHFYLQIEVNAANLLATRAKINADLANVPAEHGGGIKLTVNDFILKASAEALRRVPTMNRSWQGDTIRQNGAVHLAFGVAIEDGLLTPVIRNAESKTLKQIALEAKELIGKARNKKLSPAEMSDSTFTVTNLGMFGISSFYGIINTPNAGILSVGATENKPIVNEAGEIVPGQIMTIGVSCDHRAVDGAVGAQYLQALKTLLETPALSLI
- a CDS encoding response regulator, encoding MPLSSITSLVVESDPQRAEQVLESLKKSDRHDFLCYHAESLRDAKRTLMNVRVDLVISKGILDGISHVDVLARYRKSEYEPLVLCLLEDEEKSVILDTSASAADDYLFYKDLNQDRLLEAVNHAFERRELLSELKTVQQNTASEGKGIFRGLLHCLDVALFLVSRPEGELLFINKVAETWFAKGAGDIVRGLFDYAVLEADSVELEIQTESAAVPNAELRSVAVEWKGRDCSLITLRNISKRKRAEEAYKASQRRLDLTLKASNIGLWSWDLRKNQLHFSDRWKGQLGYSSSEFPNTLEAFKSHLFVDDLAAVEEVFGQALRGEISEVELKYRMKHRDGGYRWMICRAEIFPDESGKLSSLFGSHIDITDRNHGDGKAGLENSLSEKLSIRMERIAAELEKNASQIRENFRGDSAIVERIRELERLSSSFACLNEVLQLNANKGNHGIEAIELSSEVRELYGSMSSLLPPRVELEVDALEEVRLFGLSTRALSFALTEALVCVADRVTTDFKSRIYLSIERGNSASGSHCPVLRYSYTGKPVGSAELLALSKTPNVSVSSGVAGVHSELVLVFDSDLPRSPTRNASKSRPLALLAEDEGVLRLAIRTMLESLGYEVEVTEDGAAAIDAFARRKSEFDLALVDLQMPEVDGHGVVASIRASAEELPIIRMSGDSNDEISGLIEDEGDCGCFLSKPFGISDLKLAIEGLNQRVGV